In the genome of Drosophila subpulchrella strain 33 F10 #4 breed RU33 chromosome 2L, RU_Dsub_v1.1 Primary Assembly, whole genome shotgun sequence, one region contains:
- the LOC119547977 gene encoding protein O-mannosyl-transferase TMTC1, which yields MHTPQCRRPSMSLALTHKDYAGLAGCTALAFVLYLNTLNAGFVYDDRRAILANGDVTGVCPLSNLLRNDFWGTPLMDSGSHGSWRPLCVLSFRLNFLAGGLTPMGYHLVNVALHCVATWLVILVGRTLLPSQIGVLAAGALFAAHPAHTEAVTGLVGRADLAACVCYLLSYLSYRRHMLNREWGSLVLTIILALAALLCKETAITALLLCGLCDILSAVEREKSDKRRIRSLTILGFTLLCAVYCRLSLLPRPSTAFSVADNPTAHESCFWTRLLTFLYLPVANLRLLLWPQDLSFDWGMEAVPRIRTLWDGRNILSVGFYGSLLAVLWKSSGLRRSASSMDFREVANISLPLLRRLGSNSCHNWLGLTCDCHHQLSAPSHRSTPSSSSSSKSTSWTASFMGISFLVLPFLPASNLLFYVGFVMAERVLYLPSVGFCLLFGLGFGSLWQRANDSRRSRMMLLCGLGLLLGVHGLRTMRRNWDWRDEEQLFRSAISVNPPKALGNLGSVLSAQGRYKEAELALRMALGHRPTMADAHFNLGVVHQKQLNFSSAVPCFRRAIGLRPQLAVAYLNLGTSLIALGDHRREAISVLRTGARLEGIGVRDRGAHEEARYTCYLQLSVLYRSEGRLQEAVSILRESLKALALMAQTQRSMLHLRLGEILSELQDWDEAEHQQRLALQLQPEQGAAYVTFGQTLARNGSRLAEAESWFKRALQLAPLEASSHHHYADFLEQQERHHEALSLRLRAAALAPNDYTLQSCVADALRLLNRLAEAELWYRKAVTLQPLAAHAHANLGAILQMRGQRRDAVECYQRALELQPGHAISRANLAKMNLHKDTNE from the exons CATGTCGCTGGCTCTTACCCACAAGGACTACGCAGGACTCGCCGGCTGCACGGCACTCGCCTTTGTCCTGTACCTAAACACACTTAACGCTGGATTTGTCTACGATGACAG ACGCGCTATCTTGGCCAATGGAGACGTGACGGGAGTTTGTCCACTTTCGAATCTTCTGCGGAACGACTTTTGGGGCACTCCGTTGATGGACAGCGGATCCCATGGCTCCTGGCGACCGCTGTGCGTGCTCAGCTTCCGTCTGAATTTCCTGGCCGGCGGATTGACGCCCATGGGCTATCACCTGGTCAACGTAGCGCTCCACTGCGTGGCCACGTGGCTGGTGATCCTGGTGGGACGAACTCTGCTGCCATCCCAGATTGGAGTCCTGGCCGCAGGCGCTCTTTTCGCCGCCCATCCCGCCCACACGGAGGCGGTGACCGGATTGGTGGGCAGGGCGGATTTGGCCGCTTGTGTTTGTTACCTGCTCAGCTACCTATCCTACCGCCGCCACATGCTGAACCGGGAGTGGGGATCCCTAGTCCTCACCATTATCCTGGCGCTGGCAGCACTACTCTGCAAGGAGACGGCCATCACGGCTCTGCTCCTGTGCGGACTGTGCGACATTCTGTCCGCCGTTGAGCGGGAAAAAAGTGATAAG CGCCGCATTCGATCGCTTACCATTTTGGGTTTTACCCTGTTGTGCGCAGTGTACTGCCGCCTCAGCCTGCTGCCACGCCCCTCAACCGCCTTTTCAGTCGCCGATAATCCGACGGCCCATGAATCGTGTTTTTGGACGAGGCTCCTCACCTTTTTGTACCTGCCGGTGGCCAACCTTCGACTGCTCCTCTGGCCACAGGATCTGAGCTTTGATTGGGGAATGGAGGCAGTGCCGCGGATCAGGACGCTCTGGGATGGCCGGAATATCCTGAGCGTTGGATTCTACGGATCCTTGCTGGCCGTGTTGTGGAAGAGCTCGGGACTCCGCCGATCAGCCTCATCGATGGACTTTAGGGAGGTGGCGAACATATCCCTGCCGCTGCTGAGGCGATTGGGCAGCAATAGCTGCCACAACTGGCTGGGGCTCACCTGCGATTGCCACCACCAACTATCCGCCCCCAGCCATCGTTCCACGCCAtccagctcctcctcctccaaaAGCACCTCTTGGACGGCTTCCTTCATGGGCATTTCCTTCCTGGTGCTACCATTTCTGCCCGCCAGCAATCTGCTCTTCTACGTGGGATTTGTAATGGCCGAAAGGGTGCTCTATCTGCCAAGTGTGGGCTTTTGTCTGCTCTTCGGCCTCGGTTTCGGTAGTCTCTGGCAGCGGGCGAATGACTCCAGGCGATCCCGGATGATGCTCCTCTGCGGCCTGGGCCTGCTCCTTGGAGTCCACGGTCTTCGCACCATGAGGCGCAACTGGGATTGGCGGGACGAGGAGCAGCTATTTCGCAGCGCCATTAGCGTGAATCCACCAAAGG CTCTTGGCAACCTGGGCAGTGTGCTCAGCGCCCAGGGAAGATACAAGGAGGCGGAACTGGCTCTGCGAATGGCCCTAGGACATCGGCCCACCATGGCCGATGCTCACTTTAATCT GGGCGTGGTGCACCAGAAGCAGCTTAACTTCAGTTCAGCAGTTCCATGCTTTCGCAGGGCCATCGGATTGCGTCCCCAACTGGCGGTGGCCTATTTGAATCTGGGCACATCCCTGATCGCCCTGGGCGACCATCGGCGAGAAGCCATCTCGGTGCTGCGAACTGGAGCTCGTCTGGAGGGGATTGGGGTTCGGGATCGAGGGGCTCACGAGGAGGCCCGCTACACCTGCTACCTGCAACTGAGTGTCCTTTACCGCTCCGAGGGAAGGCTTCAGGAAGCTGTATCGATACTTAGGGAATCCCTAAAAGCTCTGGCTTTGATGGCCCAAACGCAGAGGTCAATGCTGCATCTGCGTCTCGGTGAAATCCTTTCTGAGCTGCAGGATTGGGATGAGGCTGAGCACCAGCAGAGATTGGCCCTGCAATTGCAACCGGAGCAGGGAGCAGCATATGTGACCTTTGGCCAGACATTGGCCAGGAAT GGCAGTCGACTTGCAGAGGCTGAGTCCTGGTTCAAAAGAGCCCTGCAGCTGGCACCTCTGGAGGCCAGTTCTCATCACCATTATG CTGACTTCTTGGAGCAACAAGAGCGCCATCATGAAGCCCTTAGTCTTCGCTTGCGAGCCGCTGCCTTGGCGCCTAACGATTATACCCTGCAATCCTGCGTGGCGGATGCACTGCGTCTGCTCAACCGCCTGGCCGAAGCGGAGCTGTGGTACCGAAAGGCCGTCACCCTGCAACCCCTGGCGGCCCACGCCCATGCCAATCTGGGGGCAATCCTGCAGATGCGAGGCCAGCGCAGGGATGCAGTGGAGTGCTATCAGAGGGCATTGGAACTGCAGCCAGGACATGCCATCAGCAGGGCAAATCTGGCCAAGATGAATCTGCACAAGGACACAAATGAATGA